Within the uncultured Bacteroides sp. genome, the region CAACAGGTTTATCCCATGCATGATAAATTGGTTCCAGCTTCAGGTTGTATTTTTTAATATCATTCTTCAGCCAATCACCAAAAGCGGGATGAGATTCAGTATAGAAATAGTCTACAAGTTGGGGTTTGGCTTCATTTGTGTTACGACCTATCATATCAAAATTCAGATAACCTTTGACAGACTGTATAAACGGACTGCTTTGCACAAAATAGCCTGACCCAAGCTCTCCCAATTCTTCGCCATCCCAGAAAGCAAATATTATAGTCCGTTCGGGTTTTTCTCCACTGGCAAGAAAGGCCTGAGCCAGTTGTAGCACAGCCGATACGCCCGAAGCATTATCATCCGCACCATTATAAATACAATCGCCAACTAATGTAGGGTCCATTCCAATATGATCATAATGAGCACCCACAATTACATACTCATCAGGGTGTTTCCCTTCAATTTTTCCCAGAATATTGTTCAATTGTAGCCGTTTGTGCACACCACTCTTTATTAGAACGATGGAGTCCGGATGCACTTGC harbors:
- a CDS encoding M20/M25/M40 family metallo-hydrolase, coding for MKKVIVASLFLTASLAIFAQKPLERGLQSISQQAAKASINFLASDELEGREAGTRGGRVAGEYIVSLLRLMNISPLGDSYYQPFETYRKERQQKGKWQVHPDSIVLIKSGVHKRLQLNNILGKIEGKHPDEYVIVGAHYDHIGMDPTLVGDCIYNGADDNASGVSAVLQLAQAFLASGEKPERTIIFAFWDGEELGELGSGYFVQSSPFIQSVKGYLNFDMIGRNTNEAKPQLVDYFYTESHPAFGDWLKNDIKKYNLKLEPIYHAWDKPVGGSDNSSFAKAGIPIIWYHTNGHPDYHKPSDHADRLNWEKLVEITKASFLNVWKLANEKEY